Within Amycolatopsis sp. FDAARGOS 1241, the genomic segment AGCTTCGCGATCGTCCGGGCGCGCTCGCCCCGGCGGATGCCCTCGGCGACGCCCGCGACCGCGCCCGGCTCTTCGAGCAGCGCCGTCTCGTACAGCACGCGGAACCGCACGCCCCGCCCCAGCGCGCGGAACTCCTCGTCGTTCTCCGAAGCGGCCATCGCGATCGGCGCCTCGCGGCAGAACCAGAGGACTTCTTCGCGCGCGTCGCGTTGCAGCGAGAGAGCTTGCTGCCGGATCGCCTCCGCGCCCGTGACCACCTCGACCAACCGCGACGGATCACGCCGGCGCACGTTGCCGCGGTACTGCTCGGCCAGTTCCGTCACCGCTGCCCGCGCGCGTTCGAGCTCCGACTGACCCTGCAGCAACAGCGGGCCGAGCGACACGTCGGGTGGCGCGGGCACGTAGTGCTCGCCGGTGCGGCTCACGAGCCGCTTCGTCACGAGCGCGCCGAGCACCCGTTCCGCCTCGGCCGCCGCGATCCCCAGCCGCGCAGCGACGTCGGCGGGAATCGCGCGGTAGCCGTCCACGAGCACGCGGAAGACCCGTTCCTCATCGGCGGTCAGGCCGAGCGCTTCGAGCACCGCACCTCCTCGTCGTCCGTGCCCGAGGTATCCAACTCGGTGCAGGTGTCGATCAAGGATCACGGGTGAGTCGGTGCGGTCACGGCTCACCGCGCGGGGTTCGGCAGACCCTTCGCCGGCGGCGTCACGGCGGCGAGCGCGTCGACCATGCCGTGGCCGTAGAAGCCGTTGTAGCTGTCGTAGCCGGCGCAGTACGCGTCCTGCGTACCGTCGCCGGTGAGGTCGTAGTCGTCGGGGCAGGGCATGGGCGTCGCCCGCGTCTCCAGCGTGCGCCGGAGCGCGGCGGGTCCCATGCTCGGGTGCGCCGATTTCAGCAGCGCGAGCACACCCGCGACGTGCGGCGCGGCCATCGACGTCCCGCACAGCGGCCCGTACCCGCCGGGCACGGTCGACACCACGCAGCGGCCCGCTTCGCCACCCGGCGCGGTGACATCCACCACACCGAGGCCGTACGAGCTGTAGCCCGCCTTCACCCGGTCAGTGCCGACGGCCGACACCGCCACCACGTCCCGCAGACCCGCGGGCAGCGCTTCGCACTTCGCCGCGCTCGGCGCTCGCACGCCCGAGCGGGCCGACGGCGTGAGGTCCACCGCCTCGTTCGTCGCCGCGGCGACGTTCAGCGTCCCGGCCGAGGTCGCGTACTCGACGGCGCGCGCGAGCACCTCGTGCACCACTCCCCGGTCGTCGCCGCGCACGCACGAGAGGGACCACGGGTTCACGAACCAGCTGCTGTTGGTCACGGGGAAGTGGTGGGCGGCCGACCACATCAGACCGCACACCGCGGCCTCCGGATCGGCGTAACCGCGGTCGTCGATCACCTTCACCGACGCGATCCGCACGCCGGGCGCGACCCCGGTCACGCCCTTGCCGTCGTCGGCCGCGGCGATGATGCCCGCGACGTGCGTGCCGTGCACCGACGTGGTCGGCTGCCACGCCTCGGGCCGCGGGTCGGCGACGCCGGTGAGGCAGCCCGCGGAGTCGGCCGGGTCCAGCGCGCCCGCGAGGTCGGGGTGGTGCGGGTCGACGCCGGAATCCAGCACACCGACCACCACGTCGCGGCTGCCTTCGGACACCTGGTGCGCCCAGGTCGCGTCGACCACCCGCATGTCCCACTGCTCGCCCGACAGGTCCGCCGCCGGCACCCGCGCCGGGTCGGACAGGCGCAGCTCGGCCCGCGCCGGCTGCGGCCGCACCGGGTCGCCGGTCGCGCGCTGGGCCGCCAGTCGCGTGGCCTGCGCACTGAACGCGCGGTCGAGCCCGATGTGGCCGGCGAAATCCGGATCGCCCGAAGTGACGACCGCCACGGCGATCTGCGGGTAGTACCCGGTCGGGTGACCGCACGCGGCCTCGACCTGCGCGTCGGCGGAGTCCTCGGATGTCCCGCGGTCGAAGGCGACGACGTAGCGCAGCGGCCGGCCCGCAGGGCGGCACCCGGTGCCGTCCGCGTCCGCCACCGGTACGGCGGCGAGGCACCCCGAAAGCACCGCGACCAGGCACACGGCCGCGCGCAGCGGCCGCGCCAGCAGGGACACCGGACCTCCTACCGAGCGGGGGAACACGCGTGCGTGCGCACGCGTGCCCGAGCCGCACGCTAGCCAGGCCGGAGCGGCTCGACAAGCAGAACGGCCAAGTTCGCCCGCCCGCATGAGCCCGGCACGCCCGGTTGCCTGCTGCGGGGCACCGACTACACCGGGTTCACCCCCGGGTGTGGGATACTCACGTCGACCGCCTCGTCGACGGGCATCCCGCCCGCGTCGTGCGCGGTCCGGAGGAGTGCCGGACAGGCACCGCGCGCGTCGCCCCCGGGAGGCCGGGCAGCTCGACGTCGTGGAGCCGGTCCGCGGGGGCTGCTAGCCGTGCCGGCGCACCGCCGAGGAGACCTGGCCGTGCCCGGCTCGCCGAACCCCGGTGGGCCGCACGGTTGCCGAGCAAGGATTCCCGCCGCTGGTCACCACCACGGCGGGCACGAAACAGAAAGGGCCCCTGCGCGGCCGCGTCGTCACCGGTGGGAACCGGCCGACGCGCCCGGGGGCGGAGGAGACACATGTCGAACGCGGACACACCCGCCGATCAGACCGGCGGGAATACCGCCGCATCCGTGGCGAGCCAGTTGGGCGAGCTGCCGCCGCGCATCCGTGTGCACGCGCTGGCCAAGCTGCTGGGCCAGAGCAGCCGCGACCTGCTCGCCAAGCTGGCCGAACTGGGGGAGAGCCCCCGCAGCGCGCAGTCGAGCGTGACCCGTGAGGTCGCGTTCCGCGTGGCCGAGGCACTGGCTGAGCCGGCCGACGAAGCCGGCGCGGAAACCGTTGAGGCGGCCGAGACTTCCGAGACTTTCGAGGCGTCCCCGGCGGCCGAAAGCGCCGAGGCCGCTTCGCCGCAGCCCGAGCCCGCCGCTGCGGCTTCCGCTGCCCAAGCGCAGGCCGAGCCCGCGGCGCCCGCCGCCGAGCCGGAGGAACGGACGCCCGCGCGCCGTCGCGTGCGCCGCAGCGTCGCGCCCGCGATCCCGGCCGCCGAAGCCCCGGCTGCCGAGACCGAGCCCGAACCGCAGTCCGCGCAGGCCAAGCGCCCGGTGCACGTGCCGGTGTTCGCCGCGCCGTCGCCGGTGTTCCTGCCACCGGAGCCCGAGCCGGCGGCAGAACGCCCCGCGCGGCCGCGGCCCGAGGCCGTGTTCGGCGTCGGCTCCGAGCCGGTGAAGGCCGAGCAGGCTGAGGAAGAGCAGGTCGAGGACACCACGGCCGACGAGGCCGACGACCGCTCCGACGAAGACGGCGAAGGCCCCGGCGGCCGGCGCCGCCGCCGGCGCGGACGTCGCGGCCGCGGTCGCGGCAAGGGCGGCGACGAAGGTGCCGACACCGACGAGGAGCCCGGCGAGGACCAGGGCCGCAAGCGCGAGGACGACAGGGACAGGGACAAGGACGAGGACGACAAGGACAAGCAGGCCGACACCGAGGCCGGTGAACGCGCCGAGGGCGAGTCCGACGAGTCCTCCGCGGACGGCGACGCCGACAGCGAGGTCGACGGCGAGGGTGGCAGCCGCCGCCGGCGCCGCCGGCGCCGCCGCAAGGGCGGGGACGACGACACCGCCGACGCCGCGGGCGGCGACGACCCGCCGAACACCGTCACCCACGTGCGCCAGGGCAAGGCCGAGCAGGCCGAGCGCCCGGCGCGCGATGAGGTGCGCAGCGTCCGCGGCTCCACGCGCCTGGAGGCCAAGCGCCAGCGCCGCCGCGACGGCCGCGAGGCCGGCCGCCGCCGCGCGCCGATCCTGTCCGAGGCCGAGTTCCTGGCCCGCCGGGAGTCGGTGGAGCGCACGATGGTCGTCGCCGAGAAGGGCGACAACACGCAGATCGGCGTGCTCGAGGACGGCGTCCTCGTGGAGCACTTCGTCACGTCGGCCGGCAGCGGCTCGATCGTCGGCAACGTCTACCTCGGCCGCGTGCAGAACGTGCTGCCGAGCATGGAGGCCGCGTTCATCGACATCGGCCGCGGCCGCAACGCCGTGCTGTACGCCGGTGAAGTCGACTGGGACGCCGCCGGCCTCGAGGGCAAGGCGCGCAAGATCGAGCAGGCCCTGTCCACCGGCGACAGCGTGCTCGTGCAGGTCACCAAGGACCCGGTCGGGCACAAGGGTGCCCGGCTGACCACGCAGATCTCGCTGCCGGGCCGCTTCCTGGTCTACGTGCCGGCCGGCGGGGCCACCGGCATTTCGCGCAAGCTGCCGGAGAACGAGCGGCGCCGCCTCAAGGACATCCTCAAGCGCATCGTCCCCGAGGACGCGGGCGTGATCATCCGCACCGCCTCGGAGGGCATCAGCGAGGAGGAGCTCGACCGCGATGTCCGACGACTCAAGGCGCAGTGGGACGTCATCAAGGAGAAGGCCGACGCCGGGTCCGCCCGCAAGGGCGGCGCGCCGACCATGCTCTACGAGGAGCCCGACCTGCTGGTGAAGGTCGTGCGCGACCTGTTCACCGAGGACTTCGCCAAGCTCGAGGTGCAGGGCGGCAAGGCGTGGGAGACCATCCGCTCCTACGTCGAGCACGTCGCCCCGGACCTGACCGATCGGCTCAAGCGTTACACCGGCACCGGCGACGTGTTCGCCGACCACCGGGTCGACGAGCAGATCATGAAGGCCCTCGACCGCAAGGTCTGGCTGCCCTCGGGCGGGTACCTCGTGATCGACCGCACCGAGGCCATGACGGTCATCGACGTCAACACGGGCAAGTTCACCGGCTCGGGCGGCAACCTCGAGGAGACGGTGACGCGCAACAACCTGGAGTCGGCGGAGGAGATCGTCCGCCAGCTGCGGCTGCGCGACATCGGCGGCATCATCGTGATCGACTTCATCGACATGGTGCTCGAGTCCAACCGCGAACTGGTGCTGCGCCGCCTCACCGAGTGCCTGGGCCGCGACCGCACGCGCCACCAGGTCGCGGAGGTGACGTCGCTGGGCCTGGTCCAGATGACGCGCAAGAAGATCGGCACGGGCCTGCTCGAGGCGTTCTCGACGCCGTGCGAGCACTGCAAGGGCCGCGGCGTGATCGTGTCGACCGAGCTGCAGCGCAACGGCGGCGGCAACGGGCACAACGGGCACAACCACGCCGCCGGCGCGGACAGCAAGGGGTCCCGGCGCTCCCGCGGCCGCGGTGGCAAGACCGAGGAGCAGCACACCGAGCACCCGAAGGCCGACCAGCCGGCCGGCCCGACGCCCGAGCAGCGCGAATCCGCGGTGTCCGCCGTGCAGGCCATGGTGAACGCGTCGAAGGCGGCGTCGGTCAAGACCGACCACGAGCCCGCTGAGGCGCCCGAGGCTGCCGGCCAGCCGGCACCGGGCGGCGAGGCCACGGCCGGTGGCGAGGTCCACGCGGCGACCGCCGGTGGCGAGGCCGGGCAGGCCGCCGAGGACACGACCGGTGACCAGCGCAAGTCCCGCCGCGAGGCACGGGCTGCGCGCCAGGCCGCCGCAGCTGCGGAGGCTCCGGCCGAGCGGGCGGCCGATGTCCAGGCCGGCTCGGAGGCCAAAGCGGAGGCCGCGGAGGTTCGCTCGGACGAGGCCCAGCCGGCTGCGGAGAGCGAGACCGCCGCGTCGGAGGTCCAGCCGGAGCCGGCTGGAGCCGCTGAGGCGGACGAGTCTGCTGAGGCGGCTCAGGAGGCCGAATCCGAGGCCAACGTGCCGGTCCCGGCGACGCGGCCCACCCGGCGCCGTCCGCGCCGGGCGGCGTCGCGGCCGGCGGGTCCGCCGGTGCACGCCACGGAGCAGAGCTGAAAGACCACGTAGGGGACCCCGGTGTCCATCCACCGGGGAACCTCACGTAACCTGTAGTACGGCCTGCCACCAGAGCAGGCCGCTGCGCGAGCACCTGGACCGCCCCCGGGCGGGCCGTCCGCGCCAGCCCCCCACCCGATTGCCTAGTAGTTTTAGGGCCGAGTTAATGCAGGAGACTTCCGTGTCGGCGTACGCGATCGTCAAGACCGGCGGCAAGCAGTACAAGGTGGCCGTCGGCGACGTCGTCGAGGTCGAGAAGCTCGAGGGCGAGCCGGGCACCGAGCACACCTTTCCCGCCGTGCTGTTCGTGGACGGTGGCGAGGTCACCACGGACGCCGACGCGTTGGCGAAGGTCTCGGTCACCGGCAAGGTCGTGGAGCAGACCAAGGGTCCGAAGATCCGGATCCACAAGTTCAAGAACAAGACCGGCTACCACAAGCGCCAGGGTCACCGGCAGAAGCTGACCCGCGTCGAGGTCACCGGCATCTCCAAGTAGTTCTTCGGATCTTCGTAGACTGAAACTTTGCAAGAAGGGCTTGAGCGATGGCTCACAAGAAGGGTGCGTCCAGCTCCCGCAACGGTCGTGACTCCAACGCCCAGCGGCTGGGCGTGAAGCGCTACGGCGGCCAGGAGGTCAACGCCGGCGAGATCCTGGTCCGCCAGCGCGGCACCAAGTTCCACCCCGGCGTGAACGTCGGCCGTGGCGGCGACGACACGCTGTTCGCGCTCGCCGCCGGTGCGGTCGAGTTCGGCACGAAGCGTGGCCGCAAGACGGTCAACATCGTGCCGGTCGAAGCCTGAGTTTTCGGCTTCTTCGACACGTACGACTCTCGAACGAGGGGTGGAGCCGGAATACCCGGCGCCACCCCTCGTTTGTCTTGTCCGGTAGTTCTTCGTTTTTCGTGAGTGAAGTGAGGCAATGTCATGGCGTCCCGGTTCGTGGACCGTGCGGTGATCCACTTGACCGCCGGTGACGGTGGGAACGGCTGTGCCTCGGTGCACCGCGAGAAGTTCAAGCCGCTCGGCGGTCCCGACGGCGGCAATGGCGGCAACGGCGGCGACGTCACGCTGATCGTCGACCCCGGTGTCCACACGCTGCTCGACTTCCACTTCCGCCCCCACGCCCGCGCCGGCAACGGCAAGATGGGCCAGGGCGGCCACCGCAATGGCGCCATGGGCGACGCGCTGGAGCTGCGCGTGCCGTCCGGCACCGTCGTGTTCACCGAGGATGGCGAGCTGGTCGCCGACCTCGTCGCACCGGGCACGAGGTTCGTCGCCGCCCAGGGCGGCCGCGGTGGCCTCGGCAACGCCGCGCTGGCGTCGAAGGCCCGCAAGGCCCCCGGGTTCGCGCTGCTGGGCGAGCCGGGTGAGTCGCGCAACCTCGTGCTGGAGCTGCGGTCGGTCGCCGACGTCGGCCTGCTGGGCTTCCCGAGCGCGGGCAAGTCGTCGCTGATCTCCGTGCTCTCGGCCGCGAAGCCGAAGATCGCCGACTACCCGTTCACCACGCTCGTGCCGAACCTGGGCGTGATCACCGCCGGCAACACCGTCTACACGATGGCGGACGTGCCGGGCCTGATCCCCGGCGCCGCCGAGGGCAAGGGCCTGGGACTGGACTTCCTGCGCCACATCGAACGCTGCGCCGTGCTGGTGCACGTGGTCGACTGCGCGACGCTCGAGCCGGGCCGCGACCCGTTGTCCGATGTGGACGCGCTGGAGACCGAACTCGCGAAGTACACGCCGGGCCTGGGCGGCAAGCTCGACGAACGCCCGCGCGTGGTCGTGCTGAACAAGATCGACGTGCCGGAAGCCGCCGAGCTGGCCGAGTTCGTGCGCCCGGAACTCGAGGCGCGTGGCCTGCAGGTGTTCGAGATCTCGACAGCGTCGCGCAAGGGCCTGCGGGAGCTCAGCTTCGCGCTGGCGAAGGTCGTGGAGGAGTACCGCGAGGCGCAGCCGGTGCTGGAGCCGGAGCGGATCGTGCTGCGGCCGCTCGCCGTCGACGACACGGGCTTCACCGTCGAGGCCGACCCGGAGGAAGAGGGCGCGTTCATCGTCCGCGGGGCGCGGCCCGAACGCTGGATCCGGCAGACGAACTTCGCCAACGACGAGGCCGTCGGGTACCTCGCCGACCGGCTCAACCGCCTCGGCGTCGAGGACCTGCTCGCGAAGCGGGGTGCCAAGCCGGGCAGCCCGGTCACGATCGGCGACGTGCAGTTCGAGTGGGAGCCTTCGACCCCCGGCGTCGCGGTGCACCTGTCCGGCCGTGGCACGGACGTCCGGCTGGAGCGCACCGACCGCGTCAGCGCGTCCGAGCGCAAGGAAGCCCGCCGGGTCCGTCGTGACGGGACCGCCGAGGACGACGAGACGGCCGGCTTCGCGGACGACTTCGACAACGATCTGGAAGATCTGGACCGGTGAGCGGCACGCGCGTCGAGATCGCCGAAGCTCGCAGGGTCGTCGTCAAGGTCGGTTCGTCGGCCCTCACCACGGCGGGCGATGGCTTGGACGTGAAGAGACTCGACGCGCTGGTCGACGCCATCGCGGCGCGGGTCGCGCGGGAGTGCCAGATCGTGCTCGTGTCCTCGGGTGCGATCGGCGCGGGCCTGGCGCCGCTGTCGCTGGGCAAGCGCCCGCGTGACCTGGCCACGAAGCAGGCGGCGGCGAGCGTCGGGCAGCTCGCGCTGGCCCACGCGTACGCCGAATCGTTCGGCCGGTACTCGCTCACCGTCGGCCAGGTCCTGCTGACTTCCGACGACGTCGTGCGCCGCTCGCACTACCGCAACGCGCAGCGCACGTTCTCGCGGCTGCTCGCGCTCGGCGCCGTACCGGTGGTGAACGAAAACGACACCGTCGCCACGCAGGAAATCCGCTTCGGGGACAACGACCGCCTCGCCGCGCTCGTCGCCCACCTCGTCGGTGCCGACGCGCTGATTCTGCTGTCCGATGTGGACGGTCTCTACGACGGCGACCCGCGCGACGGCGCGACGCGCAAGATCACCGAGGTGCTCAGCGAGTCGGACGTCGAGGGCATCGCCGTCGGCATGTCGTCGTCGGGCCTCGGCACCGGCGGCATGGTCTCGAAGCTCGCCGCCGCCCGCACGGCCGCGGGCGCCGGTATCCCCGTGCTCCTCGCGGCCGCCGCCGACGCGGCCGGCGCGCTGGGCTCCGCCGACGTCGGCACGGCTTTCGCCCCGGCCGACACGCGCCTGTCTGCGCGCCGCTTCTGGCTCGGCTACGCCGCGGATTCCACCGGGCGCCTGCGCCTCGACGACGGCGCCGTGGCCGCGATCCTGCGCCGCCGTTCGCTGCTCGCCGCCGGCATCACGGGCATCGAGGGCAAGTTCGAAGCGGGCGACGTCGTGGACCTCGTGGACGCCAAGGACGTCCCCGTCGCCCGTGGCGTGGTCTCGTTCGACGCCGGCGAACTGCCCGACCTCATCGGCCGCTCCACCCACGAGGTCTCCGTGGAGCACCGCCGCGAAGTCGTCCACGCCGACGATCTCGTCCCCCTGCGCCGCTCCTGACTGCTCGGCGAAGGCCGAGTTGTTCGTCGAGAATCCGGCCTGCTCGCGCCTCGAAGCCGGACACCCGAAGTTTCGCCGGCCGGTGCCGTCCAGGCTGTCGGCGAAAGTTTGGTACCCGACACAGCCCCGGTGTCTGAACCACCCGCCCAGCCCGCGTGGGGCGACGCCGTTGTCGCCCCGCACGGTCAAAGGTTGATCAGGCGGGCGCCGCCGTCGGTTTCCAGGACGGTGCCCGTGGTGTTCGCATTCGTGGCCGCGAAGACGACGGCTTCGGCGACGTCCTCGGCTGTCCCGACCTTGCGGACGGGCAGGGCGGCGGCCGCCCGCGCGAAGTAGGCCGCGCGCTGCTCGGCCGGGAACCCGCTCCACCGCGGCGTGTCCACGACACCCGGCGACACGGCGTTCACGCGGATCGGCGCCAGTTCGGCCGCCAACGGTTTGATCGCGGCTTCGAGCGCGCCGTTGATCGCCGCGATGCCGGCCGTGCCGGGCATACCCGTGCGCGCGCTGACGGCCGTGACCAGGGTGATCGAGCCCGTCGGCGCGAGCCGGGGCAGGAGTGCCTGGATCGTCGTGAGGTGCGCCCAGAACTCGGCATCGAAGGCGCGGCGCAGCATGCCCAGATCGAGGTCCGCGATCGGGCCCATGCCTTCGGTGCCGCTCAGGCTCACGACCAGTGCGTCGAGCCGGCCGAGCTGGTCGCCGAGCGCGGTCATCGCGGCCGCGTCGCCGCCATCGGGCTGGTGGCCGGTGAGGTCCGGGTCGCTGAGCGCGAGGTCATCGAGCCGCTCCTTGCCGCGGCCGGTCAGGCGGACCTCGAAGCCGTGCTCACGCAGCTGGCGTGCGGTCGCCAGCCCGATGCCCGAAGTGCCCCCGGCGACGAGGGCTCGCGTCTGGCGCCGAAGCACCGGTGGCCGTCGCGGAGTACGAACGCGAGATGCGCAAGTACGCGGACAAGGCCGTCCGCGCTTCGGCCCGCAGCGCCGAACAGTTCGTTTCCGAAAGCCGCCTCGGCCGGGCGCTGACACGGACGATGCTGCGGGCGATGGGCGCGGTTCAGAAATTGCGCCGTTGAGGCTCAGGCCGCGGGCCGGGGGAGTGCCGCGATCGCCGTTTCCGCGATGTCCAGCCGAGCTTCCTCGCTCGCGCCCGCTTTGCTGCCTCGATGGCGCGCAGGACGGCCGGCAGCAGTGCCGCCAGTCTGATCCGCCAGTCCGGCCGCGCCCGCGGCCCGCAGGCGGCCGCGGTGGGCGACGTCGGCGGCGTCGACGTGGGTGACCAGGCGGGAGTGAGCGTCCTCGGCGGACCCGCGCCGCTCGCGCCCGGTGGCGTCGACGATCGCGGCGCAGGAGGCCGACGCGTCGTCGTTCGTCAACGGCGCGGAGTGGTTTGTCGGGGGACCGAGCAGACCCGAGCCCCGGCGGGACTAGGCGGTCCCGCCGGAGCACCCGTGGTCAGAGCCGGCGCGGGGCCTCGATGCCGAGCAGTTCGAGGCCGAGCACGAGCGTCCGCGACGTCAGCGTGGCCAGCTGCACCCGCGACGCCCGCAGCTGCGGTGTTTCCGCCGCGAGCACTGGGCACTGCTCGTAGAAGCGGGAGAACGTCACGGCCGTGTCGTACAAGTACGTGCAGAGCTTGTGCGGTACGTACGCGACGGTCGCGGAGCGGACGGCTTCACCGAAGCGCAGCAACGTGAGCGCGAGCGCGCGTTCGGCCGGCTCGGCGAGCGAGACCGGCGCTGTCTCGTGCTCGCCCGCCTTGGCGAGGATCGACTCGATCCGCGCGTGCGCGTACTGCAGGTAGACGGACGTGTTGCCGTCCTTGGCCAGCATGCGGTCCCACTCGAACACGTAGTCGCGTTCGCGGTCGCCGGACAGGTCGGCGTACTTCACCGCACCGATCCCGACCGCCCGCGCGACCTCGCGCTGTTCGTCCGCGCCCAGCTCACTGCGTTCGGCCACCACGTCGGCGGCCTGCGAAACCGCTTCGGCCAGCAGGTCGGCGAGCTTGATCGTCTCGCCCGCGCGCGTGCGCATGACCTTGCCGTCGGCGCCGAGCACCGAGCCGAAGCCGATGTGCTCGGCGTGCACACCTTCGAGCCAGCCCGCGGCGCGGCAGACAGCGAAGATCATCGCGAAGTGCTGAGCCTGCGGCGTGCCGACGACGTACAGCAGATCGGTCGCGCCGCGTTCAGCGGTCCAGTACTTCGCGGTGGCGAGGTCGGTGGCCGCGTAGCCGTAGCCCCCGTCGCTCTTGCGGACGATCAGCGGCAGCCGGTCACCTTCGCGATTGTGGAAGCCTTCGGGGAACACGCACACGGCGCCGTCGCTGAGCTCGGTGAGCCCGTCGGCTTCGAGTTCGTCGACGACCTTCCCGAGGTACGGGTTGTAGAAGCTCTCGCCGTAGATGTCCGCGTCGGTGAGCGTGATGCCGAGCAGGTGGTAGACGTCGTTGAAGTGCCGCTTGGACTCGTCGACGAGCTCCTGCCAGGTGGCGAGCGTCTGCTCGTCGCCGCTCTGCAGCTTCACGACTCGCTCGCGCGAGCGCGTGGCGAAGGCCTCGTCGGAATCGAACTTCCGGCGCGCGGCTTGGTAGAACGCGTTGAGGTCGCCGATTCCGCTGCGCCCAGCGGGTGGATCGTCGAGCAGGTGCTCGATGAGCATGCCGAACGGCGTGCCCCAGTCGCCGAGGTGGTTGTGCGGCAGCACTTCGTGGCCCGCGAACCTCAGCAGCCGCGAGATGGCGTCGCCGATCACCGACGAACGCAGGTGCCCGACGTGCATCTCCTTCGCGACGTTCGGGCTGCTGTAGTCGAGCGCGATCCGGCGCGGCTTCGCGGCGGGCTCGACGCCGAGCCGCGCGTCGTCGCTCAGCGCGGCCACGCGCTCTTCGAGCCACTCGCGGCGGAGCACGAAGTTGAGGAACCCGGGGCCGGCGATCTCGGGCGGCTCGGCGACGTCGTCGAGCCGCAGGTGCGCCACGATGGCCGAGGCCACCTCGCGCGGCGGCCGTCCGAGGCGTTTGCCCAGGCTCATGGCCAGGTTGCACTGGTAGTCCACGCCGTCACGCGTCGAGACCGCGATCAGCGCGTCCCTGGGGGCGATGTCGACGTCGAGCGCGCGGTGGAGGGCGTCCACCACGCGTCGCGCCAGCTCCTCACTAACCTCGGGCTTGCGCACGGTGTCCCTCCTTCTTCGCGTAGTCGAGTCGACGCAGCGTAGCGACTCGGCCCGGCGCGGCCCGAAGGGATCACCGCAGTTCGCTGCCTCTCGTCTCCGGCAGCCGCAGCACGACGAGGAACGCGATCACCCCGGCGACCGCGACGTACCAGAAGAACGCCGTGGCCGCCCCGGCCGCGGAGAGCGCGTTGAGCACCAGCGGCGCCGTCCCGCCGAAGACCGCGACGGTCAGGTTGTACCAAGCGCCGATGCCCAGCCCGCGCAGTTCGGTCGGGAAGAGCTCGCTCATGATCGCCGGCGTGAGTGCCGTGACGGCCGCGTAGAGCGCCAGCCCCACGCAGAACACCACGAGCAGCCCGCCGAACCCCGGCCCGACCAGGAACGACAGCGGCACGATCACCACCGCCGTCACCCCGGACCACACCAGCATCTGCGGCTTGCGCCCGATCCGGTCCGACAGCGCGCCCAACGGGTATTGCAACGCCACGAACAACGCAGCTCCGATCGACAACGCGAGGAACGCGTCGACCTCGTCCGCCCCGCGCGACTTCACCGCGAACGCCGTGAGAGCGCTGAAGAAGGTGTAGTAGCACAGCGTCGCCAGCATCGTGATGCCGACGAGCTGCCCCACGGCCTTCGGG encodes:
- the proB gene encoding glutamate 5-kinase; the encoded protein is MSGTRVEIAEARRVVVKVGSSALTTAGDGLDVKRLDALVDAIAARVARECQIVLVSSGAIGAGLAPLSLGKRPRDLATKQAAASVGQLALAHAYAESFGRYSLTVGQVLLTSDDVVRRSHYRNAQRTFSRLLALGAVPVVNENDTVATQEIRFGDNDRLAALVAHLVGADALILLSDVDGLYDGDPRDGATRKITEVLSESDVEGIAVGMSSSGLGTGGMVSKLAAARTAAGAGIPVLLAAAADAAGALGSADVGTAFAPADTRLSARRFWLGYAADSTGRLRLDDGAVAAILRRRSLLAAGITGIEGKFEAGDVVDLVDAKDVPVARGVVSFDAGELPDLIGRSTHEVSVEHRREVVHADDLVPLRRS
- a CDS encoding SDR family oxidoreductase yields the protein MLRRQTRALVAGGTSGIGLATARQLREHGFEVRLTGRGKERLDDLALSDPDLTGHQPDGGDAAAMTALGDQLGRLDALVVSLSGTEGMGPIADLDLGMLRRAFDAEFWAHLTTIQALLPRLAPTGSITLVTAVSARTGMPGTAGIAAINGALEAAIKPLAAELAPIRVNAVSPGVVDTPRWSGFPAEQRAAYFARAAAALPVRKVGTAEDVAEAVVFAATNANTTGTVLETDGGARLINL
- the argS gene encoding arginine--tRNA ligase; its protein translation is MRKPEVSEELARRVVDALHRALDVDIAPRDALIAVSTRDGVDYQCNLAMSLGKRLGRPPREVASAIVAHLRLDDVAEPPEIAGPGFLNFVLRREWLEERVAALSDDARLGVEPAAKPRRIALDYSSPNVAKEMHVGHLRSSVIGDAISRLLRFAGHEVLPHNHLGDWGTPFGMLIEHLLDDPPAGRSGIGDLNAFYQAARRKFDSDEAFATRSRERVVKLQSGDEQTLATWQELVDESKRHFNDVYHLLGITLTDADIYGESFYNPYLGKVVDELEADGLTELSDGAVCVFPEGFHNREGDRLPLIVRKSDGGYGYAATDLATAKYWTAERGATDLLYVVGTPQAQHFAMIFAVCRAAGWLEGVHAEHIGFGSVLGADGKVMRTRAGETIKLADLLAEAVSQAADVVAERSELGADEQREVARAVGIGAVKYADLSGDRERDYVFEWDRMLAKDGNTSVYLQYAHARIESILAKAGEHETAPVSLAEPAERALALTLLRFGEAVRSATVAYVPHKLCTYLYDTAVTFSRFYEQCPVLAAETPQLRASRVQLATLTSRTLVLGLELLGIEAPRRL